A single window of Desulfovibrio desulfuricans DNA harbors:
- a CDS encoding molybdopterin molybdotransferase MoeA, whose amino-acid sequence MNRALHSFAADAQPHVSALPERESLPLEEALEFLLQRTPTVAESEEVPLFDADGRICFAHMRAELPQPPYNRVQVDGYALRSSDIASATAERPAMLLVTQHLYAGDAPGQPLEPGQAARVTTGAVLPPGADCVVWQEDTLADGQTVVISRSLAAMRNCRMCGQDMERGSTLAESGDVLHSGTLSLLAGQGHTHVRVFRRPRVSLLATGSELVLPGAPLPQGGVYNISSTLLGVRLRKMGTRILRMMTRGDNRQALQELLAEMLAESDLVITTGGASVGPKDLVPGIASEIVAEQGGSMLFQSLRLKPGSMTLAAALPQTLLLGLSGNPVAAAATFGLLAVPVLKKMGGATRFAPLRQKAVARNDFGSCRKDERRIVLARLEGRDVYFARDAQRMGQPALCDDCNCFVDIPAGSAPLRKGMEVDVILA is encoded by the coding sequence ATGAATCGCGCCCTGCACTCCTTTGCGGCTGACGCACAGCCCCATGTTTCTGCCCTGCCGGAGCGTGAAAGCCTGCCGCTGGAGGAAGCCCTGGAGTTTCTTTTGCAGCGCACGCCCACAGTTGCAGAATCGGAGGAAGTGCCGCTTTTTGACGCCGATGGCCGCATATGTTTTGCCCATATGCGCGCCGAGTTGCCTCAGCCGCCCTACAACCGGGTTCAGGTGGATGGATATGCCCTGCGCAGCTCCGACATTGCCAGCGCCACGGCGGAACGTCCCGCCATGCTGCTGGTAACGCAGCACCTCTATGCCGGTGATGCACCAGGCCAGCCCCTTGAACCCGGTCAGGCGGCACGCGTGACCACAGGCGCAGTCCTTCCTCCGGGAGCGGACTGCGTGGTGTGGCAGGAGGACACGTTGGCGGATGGCCAGACCGTGGTGATTTCGCGCAGTCTTGCGGCCATGCGCAACTGCCGCATGTGCGGGCAGGACATGGAACGCGGCAGCACTCTTGCCGAGAGCGGCGATGTGCTGCACAGCGGCACCCTCAGCCTCCTGGCTGGTCAGGGCCATACCCATGTGCGCGTATTCCGCCGCCCAAGGGTCAGCCTGCTGGCAACAGGCAGCGAGCTTGTGCTGCCCGGCGCTCCGCTGCCGCAGGGCGGCGTTTACAACATCAGCAGCACCCTGCTGGGCGTGCGCCTGCGCAAAATGGGCACGCGCATACTCCGCATGATGACCAGAGGCGACAACCGGCAGGCATTGCAGGAGCTTCTGGCCGAAATGCTGGCCGAGAGCGATCTTGTCATCACCACGGGCGGGGCTTCTGTTGGCCCCAAAGATCTTGTGCCCGGCATTGCCTCAGAGATTGTGGCGGAACAGGGCGGCAGCATGCTTTTTCAGAGCCTGCGCCTCAAGCCCGGCTCCATGACCTTGGCTGCAGCACTGCCGCAAACCCTGCTGCTGGGCCTTTCGGGCAATCCTGTGGCTGCTGCCGCAACCTTTGGCCTGCTGGCGGTTCCAGTGCTGAAGAAAATGGGTGGCGCAACGCGCTTTGCGCCCCTGCGGCAAAAGGCCGTGGCCCGCAATGATTTTGGCTCCTGCCGCAAGGACGAACGCCGCATTGTGCTGGCGCGGCTTGAAGGCAGGGATGTGTATTTTGCGCGCGATGCGCAACGCATGGGGCAGCCAGCCCTGTGCGACGACTGCAACTGTTTTGTGGATATTCCCGCTGGCAGCGCTCCTTTGCGCAAAGGCATGGAGGTAGACGTCATTCTTGCCTGA
- a CDS encoding formate dehydrogenase accessory sulfurtransferase FdhD: MKQPPDASISIERTITRVGPQGRREVMDILLREERYELVCNGTCVAELHCMPSLLRALAVGRLRTLGLLHEISALRALSIDEQNRVIEASVAESPAPAVSAPSDVRLAAAQVHALQLAFNERCDLFRATGAAHSCALATPNGLLLFCEDIARHNALDKVIGAMLLQGLSPDGKILIFSGRLASDMLSKVVACGVRLLIAPGAPSLTSVEMAEAHGITLLGFVRRDNINIYTCPQRIC, translated from the coding sequence ATGAAACAGCCGCCGGATGCTTCCATAAGTATTGAACGCACCATTACCCGCGTCGGGCCTCAGGGCCGCCGCGAGGTCATGGACATACTCCTGCGTGAAGAACGCTACGAACTCGTCTGCAACGGCACTTGCGTGGCCGAGCTGCACTGCATGCCCAGCCTGCTGCGCGCGCTTGCCGTGGGGCGGCTCCGCACCCTGGGGCTTTTGCATGAAATCTCCGCGCTGCGGGCGCTTTCCATTGATGAGCAAAACCGCGTCATAGAGGCCTCCGTGGCGGAATCGCCTGCGCCAGCAGTGAGCGCGCCCAGCGATGTGCGCCTTGCCGCAGCGCAGGTGCATGCGCTGCAACTGGCCTTCAACGAGCGCTGCGACCTCTTCCGCGCCACGGGCGCGGCCCACAGTTGCGCCCTGGCTACCCCGAATGGCCTGCTGCTTTTCTGCGAGGATATCGCGCGCCACAACGCGCTGGACAAGGTCATTGGGGCCATGCTGCTGCAAGGGCTGAGTCCGGATGGAAAAATCCTCATTTTCAGCGGGCGGCTCGCCTCTGACATGCTCTCAAAAGTTGTGGCCTGCGGTGTAAGGCTGCTTATCGCACCGGGAGCCCCCTCGCTCACCTCCGTAGAAATGGCCGAGGCTCACGGCATCACCCTGCTGGGCTTTGTACGCCGCGACAACATCAATATTTACACCTGTCCGCAAAGGATATGCTGA